The genomic window ATGACCATAATCCCTAGAGTGGAGAGCTTGTTTCCATCTGGCAACCTAGCAATCATCACCATTCCGTGCTTACACCTCCTGCAAAGTGCAGTCACAATAGGCTGGGAAAGCATCCTTGGACCCTGAACAAGTTTACGGAAAAGATCCACCACTCCCCACAGAGGCAAGTCAACTACTACTGCACGTGTCCTGGCTTAATTATTTTGGTGTgcttggtttcatttttctgtactGGTCTTTATTACTGTGGATGTTTATGGAGAAATATGGTCACTTTTACCTTCCTAATGAATTCCTCATTGCTTGTGGTGACCGATGGTGACCATACCATAGCATGATGCCATTTAagtcccaaagaagacataccacccttttttaaagttttgacgGAGAGTATGCCTTAAAAAAGGAGTCACCAAAAAAGGTtagataattaagaaaaaagtaatctaAAAGCCCTCATCAGTATgagaaagcaaggaaggaaggaaggaaggatttaaagaaaaagacaccTGCTACATATTTATTCAGTGCTGGTTCACTGATGATAAACTGTCCACTGGGACCACAAGCCAACAGTTAGAAAGCCCCTGTTACTCACCCTTCGGGGCAGAGATAGCTTCCTACTTGTTAGGTAGGTTTCTAGGTTCAAACTCACCATATTTGCCAGATGGATATACTTACACAGCGGCTCAACAGCTGCCTAAGACTGTGAAGTTCTTCCACAAAATGTATTTCCCTGCAGACTTGTACTTGGAGTTGACCAAAAACATCTTCCATGAAGAAGGACAGAAGCTGTTCTTGGAACCTGCAGTTTTTCTGTAAATGACATATAGGAAATTGCCTAAGGTAAAGCATGAAGAGCTTTGGTAAAATGTTGCTGAAACACCCACCCGATTATTACTTGATGGCTatctggaaaaattaaaatgctggAGAGAAAGCATCGGACgagtagaaaaatgaaagagacaaaAATCCTCTGGCTTACCAtaaatagcttttttgttttcttttttaataatcgTATGTTTTTTATGCGGTCTTCCTACAgtaaaacaaagggaaataagtTTCATCCATAATGACAAATGTCCTTTCAGCCATCATCTTAAGCAGAGCCTAATACTTACTGGAATCGTTGTTTTGAACCATGCTGCCTTGACGTACAGTGTGTCAACAGCTTGGGACAGTGTTCCCCTTGGGTAACAACCTTTCGCGGAGGAAGATGGCTTGTGCTTGGCAAAGGCAAGAGACAGAACAGCAAACAGCAACCCAGACCTCCAAATGCAATTCACCTGCatttccctccaccccactctgGGCTCGTGTCACTGGTAGCAGCCAGAGAGTTCCTTGTGCTGGTTAGATGATTGGACAACCTACTTACTGGAGCTCTCAAGTCCACCTCACCAATGAGATGCTGTGGTAGATAACTTACAGTGTCTATAGAGGAAGATCCCTTtggttgttctatttttttagaaCTCGCTTCATAACCAAAACTACTTTGACCACAGCAACTGTGACATTAAGAAAAAGTTCAGGTTTACTGGTAAGGTTGGGgcccccctttaaaaaaagaagtcagaattTCAGTTGCATATCACAacagattcattatttttaaaagtggtgCTAAGCCAGTAAAATAGACTAATCTCCAGGAGgctgtgtgattttaaaaaattcccatagggaacactgcatcaaaaactaatgatgtatttttatgGATGTGTTTTATGGTGATTAACAcaacacaataaaatttttttaaaaataaaataaaattgccatgtaaaaaaacaaaataaaacaaaacaacaacaacaacaaaaacccaaacctccCTAACCAATATCCCACCCCCAAAATTAACCAAAGGTAGAATGGACAGCCCTGGGAAACCTGCTCGTGAATTCATATGGGCTTTACACATCTCCCTTGCTAAGCCCTTCTCCAGGACCCCCTTCCGCCCTCAGGGACCACCATTCTTCAGCCAGCATCAAAACCCAAGAGAGGACTTCCCCAATTTTTCTCAAGAATCTTTCCAGCTCAGAAATTATAACTCCCTTAACATAGTCAAGATTTGCTTGGCACAAATAGTAAATTCTCTATCATCTCTTTCCAAAATGACCACCCAGACTTGCCCTCAAGCTCTAGACTTTGAGTAACATGTACATTTCTTAAGGAAAGAGACCCAAACTTTCCATCTCTGATTCCTCTGCACCTTCCATGGTGCCTCTTCTAAAGAAGTACATCCAATATTAGTTCACTGAATACTTTACTTTCCACATCATGAAATGCTATTgtaactgcatttaaaaaaaaaattatttcatcaaCAAATTTCTGTCAAGGCTCTGCCTATACAAAGACAGTGCTCCATATTAGGGGGCAGAAGCTCCAGAGAA from Mustela lutreola isolate mMusLut2 chromosome 8, mMusLut2.pri, whole genome shotgun sequence includes these protein-coding regions:
- the IL26 gene encoding interleukin-26, yielding MQVNCIWRSGLLFAVLSLAFAKHKPSSSAKGCYPRGTLSQAVDTLYVKAAWFKTTIPEDRIKNIRLLKKKTKKLFMKNCRFQEQLLSFFMEDVFGQLQVQVCREIHFVEELHSLRQLLSRCISCASSAREMKTITRMKRTFYGIGNKGIYKAISELDILLSWIKQFLESIK